In Kwoniella shandongensis chromosome 10, complete sequence, one genomic interval encodes:
- a CDS encoding ribosomal P2 domain-containing protein: MKLIAAYLLLQIGGNASPSAEDIKSLLEVVGIEAEEDRLSKLISELEGKDINELIAEGSSKLASVPSGGAAASSGAGASAAAAGGAAADAPAAEEKKEEAKEESDDDMGFGLFD, from the exons ATGAAGCTTATCGCCGcctaccttctcctccaaatCGGAGGCAACGCCTCTCCTTCCGCCGAGGACATCAAGTCTCTCCTTGAGGTTGTCGGTATCGAGGCCGAGGAGGACCGACTCTCCAAGCTCATCTCCGAGCTCGAGGGCAAGGACATCAACGAG CTCATCGCTGAGGGTTCTTCCAAGCTCGCTTCCGTCCCCTCCGGTGGTGCTGCCGCCTCTTCCGGTGCCGGTGCTTCCGCTGCCGCCGCCGGTGGTGCCGCTGCTGACGCCCCCGCcgctgaggagaagaaggaggaggccAAGGAGGAGTCTGACGACGACATG GGTTTCGGTCTCTTCGACTAA
- a CDS encoding mitochondrial 37S ribosomal protein uS5m, producing MSKPISRPLRALRQSSVARPLARSASTTAPPPPTSSESPTTESSEISSSSSSSEASSSKSPSVPSGSGLPRPPFSLPYSPVPRLPSFPNTHSSPLHKHYNHPSPLLPPPTAATWPTTLAEQNPLKKEMKLSAISGLSRDELRGLSRFTVRSRKVQHMTKKGKMGVNQAYVVVGSPERGLVGLGRGRGHNNAAASDAAFHKAVLSMDYVNRYESRTLWGEGKDLQGKWGAAKVHLRARPPGFGLMVPPMIHRIFTACGIKDASAMIVGSRNRPDVLKATIQVLHGGGNPSGFGTGIFGKKGPRENKGLGMRSKDEIERERGRYGVDIGRRV from the exons ATGTCCAAGCCCATCTCCCGACCGCTCCGTGCGCTCCGACAGAGCTCGGTCGCTCGACCACTCGCTCGATCAGCGTCGACTACCGCTCCTCCCCCACCAACATCTTCAGAGTCTCCTACGACTGAATCTTCCGAGatttcatcctcctcatcatcgtccgaagcctcatcttccaaatCCCCTTCCGTCCCTTCTGGTTCCGGTCTCCCCAGACCTCCTTTCTCACTCCCCTACTCGCCTGTCCCTCGACTTCCCTCATTCCCCAACACACACTCTTCCCCCCTTCACAAACATTACAATCACCCGTCCCCGCTTCTTCCCCCACCAACGGCTGCAACATGGCCTACGACGTTGGCGGAGCAGAACCcgctcaagaaggagatgaagttGAGCGCGATCTCAGGATTGAGTAGGGATGAGTTGAGAGGATTGAGTAGATTTACAGTTAGGAGTAGGAAAGTGCAGCATATGacaaagaagggaaagat GGGTGTCAACCAAGCATATGTTGTCGTCGGATCGCCTGAACGAGGTCTTGTCGGATTGGGCAGAGGACGAGGCCACAACAACGCCGCTGCCTCGGACGCCGCTTTccacaaag CCGTCTTGAGCATGGACTATGTCAACCGATACGAGTCGAGAACGTTATGGGGAGAAGGCAAGGATCTGCAAGGGAAGTGGGGAGCTGCGAAAGTTCATCTTCGTGCCAGACCACCAG GATTCGGTCTCATGGTTCCTCCCATGATACATCGTATTTTCACAGCGTGCGGTATCAAAGATGCTAGCGCTATGATCGTCGGTTCGCGAAATCGACCAGATGTTTTGAAAGCCACTATTCAGGTTTTGCACGGTGGT GGCAACCCATCCGGTTTCGGAACTGGTATCTTCGGCAAGAAGGGACCTCGAGAGAACAAGGGTCTTGGAATGAGAAGCAAGGATGAGATCgaacgagagcgaggaaggtACGGTGTCGATATCGGTAGAAGGGTGTAG